The genomic region ATTATGTTAATGCAACTGTAAATTCTGTGATGATAATGCTTCTTTCCATGCTGTGCTATTTCACATTAATACCCCGAAAATTGGTCCATGCAGGTGGTTAGTTGATGAAATTCGAGAAAGTGCGCCTAAGGTACCACTTTTATATGTTTAAATTATTTACCTCCTTGCCAATTGGTTCCTGGACTTCAATATATCCAATATAATCGCTTTTCGTTTCCCTGGAAAATGCGCTATCCTTTTGCTATGCTTTGTCATGTTGTAATTATTTGTCTATTTTGTGTCCATGATCGCCTGCTTGTAGGATCCCTATCTTGCTATTGAATATTGTGCTTTACTAGATGATATATTTATCTCACTTGAACACCGTCCTTTGTAGTGAAATGCAAAGGAACAAGTTACATAATCCGGAGGCTGCATTAACCTCTTTCATGTTTTCAGGAATTAGATTTTTTATGTGAAGCTCAGAACAGTGAAAGATGTCTGGTTAACTTTAGAAAGTTGTCTCCTCACATTGCGAATAGCATATGCACCCCCAAGGTTTATTGGAACCTCAGCACGTCAAGAATTCTTACTATGGAGTACATTGATGCCAAGGAGGTAACTGATGTCAAAGGCATTAAAGACCTCGGAATTCGCCCTGTTGATGTTTCAAACCTAGTAAGTTGTCACAGTACAGTTATTTGAAAACGAATGTGCCAATGAGTTGTGTATGGATACTCACTTCACAGTTTTGTAGGTGAATAAAGCATTTGCTGAAATGATTTTCAAGCATGGTTTCGTGCATTGTGATCCCCACGCTGCCAATATGATGATCCGACCCTTGCCACAAGACAGTAAAAAATGGTTTGGTGAGTGTCTTACTTACTAGTATCACAAAATAATCCAACAAGTTATCCAATATATTGCTAGCTTTTCTTAACTGCATCAGAGGTTATCTCCTGTGCATTAGTAACTATGCTACACTAAATGAATAAATTGAATAGTGCATAATATCGATATTTGTCATTATGTTTGATGAAGAGAGTGGTAGGCAGTAGGTAGCTTCATCATGATCATCAGTACAATGAGATGATTCTTGTTATGTGATACGGGGGAAGTGAGATGTGTGAATTTATGAAAACATGATTACATGGCGGCCTATATTTGTTGGAATGATCAGTTTACTGTGATTTCTATGTGGTGGCACATTCGTATAACAGAGTGAACTGACTGAATATTTTGCTGGAGTGTTAGGATCGAAACGGCCACAACTGGTTCTTCTTGACCATGGTCTTTACAAAGAACTTGATCACGCTACAAGGATAAACTATGCTTCTCTTTGGAAGGTGAGAATCCTATTACAACTTTTCTGATTACGTTTCGGTACTCAGTACTTTAATACTTCTACCACATTTGTTCAATGTAGGCGCTTCTTCGCGCCGATCAGAATGGAATTAAGGAGTACAGTATCAAACTAggtgccggggaggatcttcatgcACTTTTTGCTGGGGTTCTCACAATGAGGCCATGGGAACGTGTCATTGACCCATCTTTTGGTCATCTTGTGCTGGATGGGAATAATACTGATCGTTCTGAAATGCAGGTGATTGTTTTATGTGTTATTTTGTTCTTATTGGACACCCTAGGTGCTGCATAAACCAATGCAAATTAACAACATTCAGTAAGCCATGAGAACTTATTAATATTAGCATGCCATCACACCGTAAAATTTACCATGTCATAACCCTCTAGAATTTTTTTTCACTTACTGCTGGTGATGTGATTTGTCTTAATTGTTTCAACAGATACTAGGACTCTAAACTTTGATTTTTCCTACCGTAGGAAAACGGTAAAATGTAATTGCTAAACTAGGAATGCTTTTAAACCTATTTCCCACATGTAACATGTTTTTCAAAATAGATTCATATTCCTCCTCTTTTTATTGAAGATGTCTACTATTGTCGTTCTTTTCATAAGTTCATATTTGACTGGCCATTGTGCCTTTTTGACAGTCAAGTTCTACATATTTAGCCTATTTTCAGATGGCCTTGAATCTCGAGGTCCTTGATGATGGTCCACTCTTACCTGGTTTTTAATTCTCGGTCACAGATGTATGCTAACTTGTATTTCCCACAAATCTCGGAGCTCCTCAGGAGACTACCAAATGTCATCTTGCTGATGCTTAAGACGAATGACTGTTTACGTGCAGTCAATCATGCCCTGGTAAGTTAAATGGAAATACTTGCATGAAATGTGGGTTGTTTTATCCTGTTGCACCTGTTATCCCCTTTCATTCNNNNNNNNNNNNNNNNNNNNNNNNNNNNNNNNNNNNNNNNNNNNNNNNNNNNNNNNNNNNNNNNNNNNNNNNNNNNNNNNNNNNNNNNNNNNNNNNNNNNNNNNNNNNNNNNNNNNNNNNNNNNNNNNNNNNNNNNNNNNNNNNNNNNNNNNNNNNNNNNNNNNNNNNNNNNNNNNNNNNNNNNNNNNNNNNNNNNNNNNNNNNNNNNNNNNNNNNNNNNNNNNNNNNNNNNNNNNNNNNNNNNNNAAAATAACCGATATATCATAGGAAGCGTGCAATTGAACTATGGAATCTTGTCATAGTTTTTACACAGGCTTGAACTAACAACTTTAGGAGTAATAAGATCTCCACGATGTCCTTACTTAAGGTGTTCTTTCTTTTATAACCTCACTTCGATGAATCCATCTTTGCCTGTGCTATTCTTTTCTACAAAAAGTACTACTacttccattccaaaatagataTTTTGAAAAGGTGCCTTCAAGCTTTTCTTTAGCTTTGTCTGAATATTTAGAAAGATTATCAAGGTTAGCCAATCAAACTAATATCATCAGATTTTCATGCTAAACACATTTCATAATtctttatttctcttctttttacTAATCTATTGATATAAAAAAAATTGAGCATCGAAGTCACATCTTGGAGACTACTCTGttctaaagtactccctccgtccggaaatacttgtcatcaaaatgaataaaaggggatgtatctagatgtattttagttctagatacacccctttttgttcattttgatgacaagtattttcggacggagggagtacatgagattgTTAGTTTATTATTATTTGGCCTTCCGCACCCATTAACAGTGAACTGATTTGAAGGTTGGAGGGTCTACCCCGGAATCATTTGAGATCATTGCACGAGCATCTTCTGAAGCTGTGTTTGAAGCTAAAAGGATGGAGAAGAGGTTCTTTCTATACAGATTTATAATATGGCTGGAGGAGCTTTTGAATGAACTTCACCTATTTGGAATGAAGCTGTGGTTGCATTATCAACAACCAAGGAGGATACTGGCTGTGGCTGGGTAAAAGCAGCTCGGCATATCAACAGTTTTTTGACTAGTGTAAATGCAAAATTGGCATCTAGTTCCATGAGAGAAATATATGGCATTTGGCGTAACATTGCCTTGTTTTTTTATGCATTATTCGGCATATCAACCATGATTGATCTTAGATCTTCCTTGAATGTACACCTCCCTATAGAAGAAGAGATGACAGTTTTGAGATAGTGTATGTTCGTTCATTTTGGTAGGTGGATAAAGTATACAAATTGCCATCACTGTACAGTGTGAATGATCAAGCTCTTGTTCCATGATGTGTTTTCATTCTTCACTGCATGTTTTATTTTGATTTAGTCAGTACCCTCTAAAACATCGATAAGTGCGAAATTCGTCTGCTCAAAATAGAAGTTTCTCTTTAGAACTGTCGATGCGATATTTTGCTGGTGATAAACAAGTTCCATAAACAGGGCCAATATCTAATTCTTGCTCTCTGCACCCTGTTTTAAAACTGGTCTTTTGGACTTGTATAAAATACTCCCtcatgtatctagacatgttttagtgttagaTTCATCCATATCTAAATAAATCAAAAACAAGCTTTTTTGGACGGAGGTACCTTATTTTTCCATCGTAAGTAAAAATATGATTTCAGGTAGCAGATTAGTAActaacaaaaatgacaaaaaatcTTGCAACACAATTTTCCATTACAATTTGCAAGCAGCAGAGACGATTGAGTTCTGAAGATTCTTCTTCCCTAGACTACACCGATCAAATCCAACCCAATTCGCGCTCTCGCTGAGGTTGCCCCCCTGTGGTCACCGCAGGTCTCTGAGTGGGTATCCAGTCCAGCTCCGGTGATCCCCGCCGCTCCTTGCGGCTGCCGTCGGGCGGTGACTGCTTCCGGTGCTTCCTCATGTGCCCGCCGAGCGCCTGCCCTGAGAGGCACTCCTTGCCGCACACCTCGCACCTGTGTACTTTGCTGTGGGGCCTTCCAACAGCGACCGCCGAGCTGCCATTGCCGCCGGCCTCCTCGACAACTTCGTCGCCGCCGTGACCACCGTGGTTCGCTGCACCGGTGAATATCTCCTCGTTGATGTTGCCCACATTGCGCCCCAGGAAGCCTCTGGTGTCGGCGTCCGGATGATGTGCTGCAAAGTCCACCGTCTTGTTCCCAGCCGCGGCCTTGTCCTCGCCGTGAGCGGCATTGCCATCGGCAGCCTCTTGGCCCACCGTGGCCAGCTTCTCGCCGCGGTCACCATTGCCACCACCGGAAACGTTCTCTGGGCTCGCTGCCGCGGCGATCGCGTCCTTGGCCTTCTTCCTGTGGCCCAAGTGCACGTGCCCGCCGAGCGCCTGGTGGCTGCCGAAGCACCTCCCGCACATGTTGCACAGGAAGCGCCTGGGAGctcccgccgccgctgccaccaccGGCGTCTTCTGCTCTGCCGTCACGTCCCGATGCTGCGTTCCCCCGCCACTCCCCTTGCCATGCACGGCGCGCTGTGCCTTCGGCTCCACGCCGTGACCGCgacgcttcttgttcttcttgcccAGATCAAAAAGATCGCCCCGTTCCGGGCAAAACACGGCGGGCTCCTCGCTCCCAGACTCCTCCCCGGTCGAGGAGGCGCCGCGCGGCGCTGCGAGGCTAAGCCGAGCCTCCTTGTCCTTGGCCGCCACCGGAGGGTCGTCGGCGAGTAACATCTCCCGGAGACGCctcttccgcccgccgccgccgccgcctcgcccgcgcgGCGGCATCGCGTCTTGATCACCATCTTCGCTCGCCTCCGCCGGCGCGGGCTGGCGCGCGAGGAACACGAAGCGGtcgacgtcgtcgtcgtcgtcggagtccGAGACGTAGCGCTCCTCCTCGCCGgctgcttcctcctcgacgagaAAGCTCGGGCGGTGGTGCCGGAGCGGATCTCCCGACATGGCGATGGCGGTCATGTGTGGTGTGGCGGCGGTGGTGCCCTAGTTTGCGCGTATATATAAGGAAGGAATAGGGTCGCGCCGATCGGGAGAGGGAAGCAGCTGCTTGCCTCGCCTGGATGTGGCTGCTGTGCTGGGTACGGTACGCACGCACGGTCGGATGCGAGTCCCAGTCGGACCCGAGTCGGGCGGCGGATCCTCTTCTCACCATGTCTGTCTTTGACACGGTTTTGCGTGGCGGCGCAGCGTGAATCCGCGATCCTGATTCCAAACCTTTTCTGTCAAGAAAGAAACACAACACAAACGCAGATGCTCGTATACATGCACATATATTCATTTCTATAAATACACACACACATTTTATCTATATGATCATTTCCGAGCGACTGAGCAGGCAGGTCTTGAGAACCAAGATTTGCTTTGAATCACTGGAAAAAAGAATGGACCACCTAGTCAACTGAAATCAAAATtcagtttgaaactttttgtaGCATTAGCCGCGCGAGAAAATACGTAAGTTTTTCAGCTTCGACTCATTTGAAAGTTTTGCTAGTTCGGCTATGTTGGCGAAATCATTTCTTGTTTGAAGCCTCAAGTTCACCTGATTGAttgccgaggaggttgaagccgaaatCTAGCCGGCACAATACACGAATTCGGGCACAGAAAATTATAAAGGCACAAATTAATTTTAAGACCAAGTCAATTGGCACCAAAAGACTTGACTTATTCAAGCATAATCTTTTTTTTACATAAGCTATTCGGTATTTTCGAGCTCATGACACTGCTAACCTGTTATGTGATTTCAATCCTGGAAGCAAGACTTCTTGGTCGAGGTTGAGCATGGGGTGTTGCACCCACAATTTTTTCGAAAAGGCAAAGTATCACGGATAAGTGTTCCTGAAGAAGATTTTGATCCTCATGCTGGCCTTCCAGCCCGGCCTGactcttgggggctactggatccGCGTTTATTCAAAGGCAGTAAGTCAATTACCGAGGAGATTCGATCCTCGGGTCGTCCATGTTCTCCGTcctaagtcttgggggctactgcatcGACATTTCAAGCCTGACATCAGGTTGATCGATGAATCCTGTAGAACCGAGCTTGCGGGCTATTTgtgaaggacatatgccctagaggcaataataaagttgttatttatatttccttatatcatgataaatgtttattattcatgttagaattgtattaactgaaaacttgatacatgtgtgaatacatagacaaaacaccgtgtccctagtaaacctctactcgactagcttgttgatcaaagatggttaagtttcctaaccatagacatgtgttgtcatttgattaacgtgatcacatcattagaagaacgatgtgatggacaagacccatccgttagcttagcataatgatcgttaagttttattgctattgctttcttcatgacttatacatattcctttgactatgagattatgcaactcccggataccggaggaataccttgtgtgctatcaaacgttacaacgtaattgggtgattataaagatgctctacaagtatctccaatggtgtttgttgggttggcatagatcgagattaggatttgtcactccgagtatcggagaggtatctctgggccctctcggtaatgcacgtcataataagccttgcaagcaatgtgattaatgagttagttgcgggatgatgcattacggaacgagtaaa from Triticum aestivum cultivar Chinese Spring chromosome 4A, IWGSC CS RefSeq v2.1, whole genome shotgun sequence harbors:
- the LOC123087186 gene encoding putative ABC1 protein At2g40090, whose protein sequence is MWRRVATAALALGAGAGAHAIATSEDPARTLKICRHLPPRLLRDSVAAAAIAFDYQYSLWGLQPDSPAWLTAKHDAHLRSANRLQELCFRNGGIYIKLGQHIAQLEYVLPQEYVQTMRESMLKRCPVSSYEDVRGVFKKEIGELPETVFAEFDPVPIASASLAQVHAATTHDGKKVAVKVQHDHLLDTSVIDIATVDLVVNALNYIFPTFDYRWLVDEIRESAPKELDFLCEAQNSERCLVNFRKLSPHIANSICTPKVYWNLSTSRILTMEYIDAKEVTDVKGIKDLGIRPVDVSNLVNKAFAEMIFKHGFVHCDPHAANMMIRPLPQDSKKWFGSKRPQLVLLDHGLYKELDHATRINYASLWKALLRADQNGIKEYSIKLGAGEDLHALFAGVLTMRPWERVIDPSFGHLVLDGNNTDRSEMQMYANLYFPQISELLRRLPNVILLMLKTNDCLRAVNHALVGGSTPESFEIIARASSEAVFEAKRMEKRFFLYRFIIWLEELLNELHLFGMKLWLHYQQPRRILAVAG